In Pseudomonas rhizosphaerae, one DNA window encodes the following:
- the groL gene encoding chaperonin GroEL (60 kDa chaperone family; promotes refolding of misfolded polypeptides especially under stressful conditions; forms two stacked rings of heptamers to form a barrel-shaped 14mer; ends can be capped by GroES; misfolded proteins enter the barrel where they are refolded when GroES binds) produces MAAKEVKFGDSARKKMLTGVNVLADAVKATLGPKGRNVIIEKSFGAPTITKDGVSVAKEIELEDRFENMGAQLVKDVASRANDDAGDGTTTATVLAQAIVNEGYKAVAAGMNPMDLKRGIDKATIAVVAELKNLSKPCADTKAIAQVGTISANSDSSIGDIIAEAMEKVGKEGVITVEEGSGLENELSVVEGMQFDRGYLSPYFVNKPETMVAELDSPLILLVDKKISNIREMLPVLEAVAKAGRPLLIVSEDVEGEALATLVVNNMRGIVKVAAVKAPGFGDRRKSMLQDIAVLTGGTVISEEIGLSLESATLENLGSAKRVTISKENTIIVDGAGVEGDIQSRINQIRTQVGETSSDYDREKLQERLAKLSGGVAVIKVGAGSEVEMKEKKARVEDALHATRAAVEEGVVPGGGVALIRALEALTNLTGDNADQNVGIAVLRRAVEAPLRQIAANSGDEPSVVVNEVKNGNGNYGYNAATGVYGDMIEMGILDPTKVTRSALQAAASIGGLILTTEAAIADKPKAEGAAGGGMPDMGGMGGMGGMM; encoded by the coding sequence ATGGCTGCTAAAGAAGTTAAATTCGGCGACTCCGCCCGCAAGAAAATGCTCACTGGTGTCAACGTTCTGGCTGACGCCGTCAAGGCGACCCTGGGCCCGAAAGGCCGTAACGTGATCATCGAGAAGAGCTTCGGCGCTCCGACTATCACCAAGGACGGCGTTTCCGTTGCCAAGGAAATCGAGCTCGAAGACCGTTTCGAAAACATGGGCGCGCAGCTGGTCAAAGACGTTGCCTCCCGTGCCAACGATGACGCAGGCGACGGCACCACCACCGCTACCGTTCTGGCTCAGGCAATTGTCAACGAAGGCTACAAGGCCGTCGCTGCTGGCATGAACCCGATGGACCTCAAGCGCGGCATCGACAAGGCAACCATCGCCGTTGTCGCTGAGCTGAAAAACCTGTCCAAGCCATGTGCCGATACCAAGGCCATCGCTCAGGTCGGTACCATCTCCGCCAACTCCGACAGCTCGATCGGCGACATCATTGCCGAAGCCATGGAGAAGGTCGGTAAAGAAGGCGTGATCACCGTCGAAGAAGGTTCGGGTCTGGAAAACGAACTGTCGGTCGTCGAAGGTATGCAGTTCGACCGCGGCTACCTGTCCCCGTACTTCGTCAACAAGCCTGAAACCATGGTCGCCGAGCTGGACAGCCCGCTGATCCTGCTGGTCGACAAGAAGATCTCCAACATCCGCGAAATGCTGCCGGTGCTGGAAGCTGTCGCCAAGGCTGGCCGTCCGCTGCTGATCGTTTCCGAAGACGTCGAAGGCGAAGCCTTGGCGACGCTGGTCGTGAACAACATGCGCGGTATCGTCAAAGTCGCCGCCGTCAAGGCGCCGGGCTTCGGCGACCGTCGCAAGTCCATGCTGCAGGACATCGCAGTACTGACCGGCGGCACCGTCATCTCCGAAGAGATCGGCCTGAGCTTGGAAAGTGCCACCCTGGAGAACCTGGGCAGCGCCAAGCGCGTGACCATCTCCAAGGAAAACACCATCATCGTTGACGGTGCTGGCGTTGAAGGCGACATCCAGTCCCGTATCAACCAGATCCGTACCCAGGTTGGCGAAACTTCCTCGGACTACGACCGTGAAAAACTGCAGGAACGTCTGGCCAAGCTGTCTGGCGGCGTTGCAGTGATCAAGGTCGGCGCTGGCTCCGAAGTTGAAATGAAAGAGAAGAAAGCCCGCGTTGAAGACGCCCTGCACGCAACCCGCGCAGCCGTCGAAGAAGGCGTGGTACCTGGCGGTGGCGTTGCGCTGATCCGTGCTCTGGAAGCGCTGACCAACCTGACCGGCGACAACGCCGACCAGAACGTCGGTATAGCGGTACTGCGTCGTGCAGTCGAAGCACCGCTGCGCCAGATCGCTGCCAACTCCGGCGACGAGCCAAGCGTTGTGGTCAACGAAGTCAAGAACGGCAACGGTAACTACGGTTACAATGCTGCAACCGGCGTCTACGGCGACATGATCGAAATGGGTATCCTGGACCCTACCAAGGTGACCCGTTCGGCATTGCAGGCAGCAGCTTCCATCGGTGGTCTGATCCTGACGACCGAAGCAGCCATTGCCGACAAGCCGAAAGCCGAAGGCGCGGCTGGCGGCGGCATGCCAGACATGGGCGGCATGGGTGGCATGGGCGGCATGATGTAA
- the colR gene encoding two-component system response regulator ColR, protein MRILLVEDNRDILANLADYLGMKGYTVDCAQDGLSGLHLAATEHYDLIVLDIMLPGIDGYTLCKRLREDARRDTPVIMLTARDQLDDRLQGFRSGADDYLLKPFALSELAARIEAVLRRAQGGGRRSLQVGDLIYDLDTLEVTREGRLLKLNPVGLKLLAVLMQKSPHVLRREVLEEALWGDDCPDSDSLRSHVHQLRQVIDKPFDKPLLHTVHGVGYRLAEGRDGV, encoded by the coding sequence ATGCGCATCCTACTGGTTGAAGACAATCGCGATATCCTGGCCAACCTGGCCGATTACCTGGGTATGAAAGGCTACACCGTCGACTGCGCCCAGGACGGCCTGTCCGGTCTGCACCTGGCGGCGACCGAGCACTATGACCTGATCGTGCTCGACATCATGCTTCCGGGCATCGACGGCTATACCCTGTGCAAGCGCCTGCGCGAGGACGCCCGGCGCGATACGCCGGTGATCATGCTGACCGCGCGCGACCAGTTGGATGACCGCCTGCAAGGCTTTCGTTCCGGTGCCGACGACTACCTGCTCAAGCCATTCGCCCTGTCCGAGCTGGCGGCGCGCATCGAGGCGGTCCTGCGCCGCGCCCAGGGCGGTGGACGCCGCTCGTTGCAGGTCGGCGATCTGATCTACGACCTCGACACCCTCGAAGTCACCCGCGAGGGCCGGCTGCTCAAGTTGAACCCTGTAGGCCTCAAGCTCCTCGCCGTGCTGATGCAGAAAAGCCCCCATGTGCTGCGCCGCGAAGTGCTGGAAGAGGCCCTGTGGGGCGACGATTGCCCCGACAGCGACAGCCTGCGCAGCCACGTCCATCAGTTGCGCCAGGTGATCGACAAACCGTTCGACAAGCCTCTACTGCATACCGTGCATGGCGTAGGCTACCGCCTCGCCGAAGGCCGCGATGGAGTTTAA
- a CDS encoding sensor histidine kinase, producing the protein MEFKQSLAQRIIIAFALMSALVAGAFAVGIVATVHLVEERLISAGLGGDLQRLLLMDNAADWNHRPEPDQLFYYDSGPGDFELAADVKHLPAGFHEVFRGKLSYHAMVQVVDGRRYALLQDQSDFEERERVLFAVVLVGFVLSLALAIFLGWVLARKVMAPVVRLARQVRHRDQILGLAPPLAPDYTADEVGELAVAFDATLGRLRDALTRERLFTSDVSHELRTPLMVLASSCELLLENPALPERSRAQVQRIARACEDMRDLVQTFLMLARAQRDDSGRVAPATLGQVAEDLMTQWRPAIEKKGLSLEFVAGTPLAQTYNGTFLHAVMGNLLRNALHYTDQGFIRLTLGATSFHVEDSGVGIPEAQREAMFQPFVRGPEKRGEGLGLGLSLVQRICEDQGWQVQLETVEPHGCRFTVELGLGKQTAA; encoded by the coding sequence ATGGAGTTTAAGCAGAGCCTTGCGCAACGCATCATCATCGCCTTTGCCTTGATGAGCGCTTTGGTGGCTGGTGCGTTCGCGGTCGGTATCGTGGCCACCGTGCACCTGGTGGAAGAACGACTGATTTCCGCAGGCCTGGGCGGCGATCTGCAGCGTCTGCTGCTGATGGACAACGCTGCCGACTGGAACCACCGCCCCGAACCCGACCAGTTGTTCTATTACGATAGCGGTCCGGGCGACTTCGAGCTGGCGGCGGATGTGAAACACCTGCCGGCCGGCTTCCACGAAGTGTTTCGCGGCAAGCTGTCCTACCATGCGATGGTTCAGGTGGTCGATGGCCGTCGTTACGCCCTGCTGCAGGACCAGAGCGATTTCGAAGAGCGCGAACGTGTGCTGTTCGCCGTGGTGCTGGTGGGTTTCGTCCTCAGCCTGGCGTTGGCGATCTTTCTGGGCTGGGTGCTGGCGCGTAAGGTCATGGCGCCCGTGGTGCGCCTGGCGCGCCAGGTCCGCCATCGTGACCAGATCCTTGGCCTGGCCCCGCCCCTGGCGCCGGACTACACCGCCGACGAAGTCGGTGAGCTGGCCGTGGCCTTCGATGCCACCCTTGGCCGCCTGCGCGATGCGCTGACCCGCGAGCGCCTGTTCACCAGCGACGTCAGCCATGAATTGCGCACCCCGCTGATGGTATTGGCCAGTTCCTGCGAACTGTTGCTGGAAAACCCGGCGCTGCCCGAGCGGTCGCGCGCCCAAGTGCAGCGCATCGCGCGCGCTTGCGAGGACATGCGCGATCTGGTGCAGACTTTCCTGATGCTGGCGCGCGCTCAGCGCGATGACAGTGGCCGCGTGGCACCGGCCACCCTTGGCCAGGTCGCCGAAGACCTGATGACGCAATGGCGACCCGCGATCGAAAAGAAGGGCCTGAGCCTGGAGTTCGTCGCCGGAACGCCCCTGGCGCAGACCTACAACGGCACCTTTCTGCATGCGGTGATGGGCAACCTGTTGCGGAATGCCCTGCACTACACCGACCAGGGCTTCATCCGCCTGACACTCGGCGCAACCAGCTTCCATGTGGAAGACAGCGGCGTGGGCATTCCCGAAGCCCAGCGCGAAGCCATGTTCCAGCCGTTCGTACGAGGTCCGGAAAAACGTGGAGAAGGGCTGGGCCTGGGGTTGTCGCTGGTCCAGCGTATCTGCGAGGACCAGGGCTGGCAGGTGCAGCTGGAGACCGTCGAGCCTCACGGCTGCCGCTTCACCGTCGAACTGGGGCTGGGCAAGCAAACCGCGGCCTGA
- a CDS encoding class I SAM-dependent methyltransferase: protein MSDPVKLEFSEKYDRAHAQKYFDKHRNSFARRMSHRRDEQLARKALALIGEPGLVLDLPCGAGRFWPLLAEKHNRVIIGADNSAAMVETACASQPAHIVERVQPLQTSAFDIALPDNSVDSIFCMRLLHHIGEAEHRMTILKQFHRVTRDSVVLSLWVDGNFKAWKRERAEQRRRLRSEQDEYQNRFVLPAATVEAEFIQAGFRIQERLDFLPMYAMWRVYVLRKG, encoded by the coding sequence ATGTCTGATCCCGTGAAGTTGGAATTTTCAGAAAAGTATGACCGCGCCCACGCGCAGAAATATTTCGACAAGCACCGCAACAGCTTTGCTCGACGCATGTCCCACCGACGCGACGAACAACTGGCCCGCAAGGCGCTTGCCTTGATCGGCGAGCCTGGGCTGGTGCTGGACTTGCCCTGCGGCGCGGGGCGCTTCTGGCCATTGCTGGCCGAGAAACACAACCGAGTGATCATCGGCGCGGACAATTCGGCAGCCATGGTGGAAACCGCATGCGCGTCGCAACCGGCGCATATCGTGGAGCGCGTGCAGCCGTTGCAGACCTCGGCGTTCGACATTGCCTTGCCGGACAATTCGGTGGACAGCATTTTCTGCATGAGGCTGTTGCACCACATCGGTGAAGCCGAGCATCGCATGACGATCCTCAAGCAGTTTCACCGGGTAACCCGTGACAGTGTGGTGTTGTCGCTCTGGGTCGATGGCAACTTCAAGGCCTGGAAGCGTGAGCGGGCCGAGCAGCGTCGACGCCTGCGCAGTGAGCAGGACGAGTATCAGAACCGCTTCGTGTTGCCGGCGGCAACCGTGGAAGCGGAGTTCATCCAGGCCGGTTTCCGGATCCAGGAACGCCTGGACTTTTTGCCGATGTACGCCATGTGGCGAGTATACGTTCTACGTAAGGGGTAA
- a CDS encoding lipopolysaccharide kinase InaA family protein: MTTGTASGKAGFDHYWRQQGAWVEEPNVRRGGESGVQRLFAADGQMIYVKRQVGHIYRSWLHPFGRPTVLRERDALTALYQLDVKVPKMIFCGTQRDENNEWRALLVTKSLDGFEEYEHWLQGGGRERHGEAVYEQVLQSLATNLARMHRGRWQHSCIYIKHVFVRVTGEGSAARGEVALLDLEKCRQRMTAQQAASHDMKQLRRHSSFSDPDWRKLIYLYEAAFGSSIKGLE; the protein is encoded by the coding sequence ATGACGACAGGCACGGCGAGTGGCAAGGCCGGCTTCGATCACTATTGGCGGCAACAGGGCGCATGGGTCGAGGAGCCCAATGTGCGACGTGGCGGCGAAAGCGGCGTGCAGCGCCTGTTCGCGGCCGACGGGCAGATGATCTACGTCAAGCGTCAGGTCGGACACATCTACCGCAGCTGGTTGCATCCCTTCGGTCGTCCTACGGTATTGCGCGAGCGTGATGCGCTGACCGCGTTGTACCAGCTCGACGTCAAGGTGCCGAAGATGATCTTCTGCGGCACCCAGCGCGACGAGAACAACGAGTGGCGAGCGCTGCTGGTGACCAAGTCGCTGGACGGTTTCGAGGAGTACGAGCATTGGTTGCAGGGTGGGGGTCGCGAGCGTCATGGCGAAGCAGTCTACGAGCAGGTTCTGCAGAGCCTGGCGACCAATCTGGCGCGCATGCACCGCGGACGCTGGCAACACAGCTGCATCTACATCAAACACGTATTCGTCCGCGTGACGGGCGAGGGCAGCGCCGCACGCGGTGAGGTGGCGCTGCTGGACCTGGAGAAGTGTCGCCAACGCATGACCGCTCAGCAGGCCGCCTCACACGACATGAAGCAATTGCGTCGCCATTCGTCGTTCAGTGATCCGGACTGGCGTAAGCTGATCTACCTTTATGAGGCGGCATTCGGCAGCTCCATCAAAGGTTTAGAGTGA